The Haliaeetus albicilla chromosome 4, bHalAlb1.1, whole genome shotgun sequence genomic sequence TCACACACGATAATTCAAAAGCAATTAAGATCCCAAAAGATTTCGTGGTAGTGCCCTAATTCATGCGGGGAAAGCAGTTCACTTTAGCTCAACACAGGATCAGAAATCATTATAAGCTGCCCAAATTCACAGCCTCTCCGAACAAGGGACACAGTTCGGGTCTTTTGATTCCTACCAAGATCTTCTTGCTGTCACTACCCTCTCCAAGACACTTTGAATGAATGAGCATTCTCGTGCTGCTTCAGATACTTTGTGGTTTACCTCACAGAGAACAGTCACACTTACTTAGcttccattttgaaaacagaaacacttacaggtttttcatttttattggaTGCTTCCAACTTTATATCTAATAATATACAGATACTCGTTTTTCATTGTTCCATTCATATCCTCACATAGTTCAGCCATTCTgtcacattaaaataaaaaaaaaagcacaactgaaataaaataaatttgtaagctggaaaaatacattataaaCTTATATTCAAGAAACATTCTCTTTATAATTAAAAACCTACTTGTAATAATTAAAGtaggatttaaagaaaaacttgattttcttttttaaataggtgGCCTTTGTGTATACTTTTAATCATCTCATATGTACAACCCCAGCCAGTATCTCTGCCTACCTGTGACAGAAtacctgaaacaaaacaaaaagacactgaaaaggagttctgaaacaaaaaaatttcaatattcattttccaggaaaatacAGTATAATCAGAACTTTAAACACATGCTTCCCTCATCTGTATTAAGGCCTAAGAGACAGATGTGCTTTAATAAAAGCAGACAGTATGAAGAAAAGTCCTTCCACTTTTCTCTTCAAATTCCTGTAACAGCTCatctatttcattttccatgtCTTCTGTGTGCTGTatctagaagagaaaaaatactaaGCAACCGGACTCCAAGGATATGATATAGTTTAGAAAACTGTAATAATTCAATGCTTTTGGCTTCCTGTGAAATCTAAACCAGCAGGCTGTACCAAATAGTGCAGCACTGGGTGCTTTACTGAGATTCCCAGCATTCCCAAATGTACATATATTCTGCATCATGTTTATCTGCATATCCTTCCTTCTCCAACCCACTGAACTGGCACTTAACTAATACTTTGTTGAGTAGGCAACATTCCTCCTCACTAGGTAACAAATGGAAGCTTCAGAATAGCTATAAGCACACTGAACAGATGGCTAAAATTTCAAGTCCTTGAACTCTCTTAGGCTTTTTGAATCTGGAAAGGTTTAAGACCAGAATAGATCACACAGgctggagtgaaaaaaaaaaaaagcctgttgcCACACTGGAATAGGTGAACTCATCAACTTGCACGCTGTAAAAGGACACAGAtcctttctctgttctcttcacAGTTACATCGACTGTTTTGAGTGCAGCTTATTTCAGTCTTACTTCAAGAGCTAGGGCCCCTGAATATGGATGACAGAAagcaccatttttttcttccacatcaTACACACAACAGGGTGGTACTATGAAATACACCTACATAGGATGTTTTCCAAGTATATCGTGATTCAGAATGCAACTCTGATGTCTAAATCCCACGTATTACAACTGCTTTCAAAATGGACGTTTTTTTGCCATAAACAGTGTTTTGAGTATGGGCTCAACATGTGTAATGGTTATGCACAGCGCTTTGCAATACTGCTTTCCACGTAAGCTATGAATGCATTGGGTTTGAATGCACAGAGTCCCCTTCAGAAACCATGTTTGCACAACAGCTCCAAAAACAACCACAAGAATTTGGAAACTTACATCTCTTGATCACAGATTGTAGTTAAGGCATCCAATATGCAGCACCTTTAAGGAGTACTAAGCAAACCCCAACCCCTGTGCAGTCAGCTGGGTCCAAGGTACCCACAGGCAATGAGCCCTCTCTACTTACAcactggcagagctcacagatAAGGAAAGCACCCAGGGTTGCCTCCTCATGGTTATCCTGAATGTCCACATTGATCACATGTACTGGCTGACATGTCTCCTGCTCTCTGGAATTTAAAtctatttgaaaacaaaacacacgAAACAGCAAAACTTTGGGTGGAATGGTATCGTATTTTACACAGAGTATtcttaagatttttaaatatacatagaCATTGTCCACCTCCGCCTTCCCCAAACTTGTTTTTGGAAAATTGTTTATTTAATATTGTCTTAAACAATAGTccctcttgtttttaaaataagagatggattttggaaacaaaagaatTCTGTTTTGTGGAAGGGTTGTGGCAGTTTACTTGCCCTGGTCAAGAAAAGTTACTGCTCACCTCACTCTGACAGTCTTTAAAGACCAAGATCAAGATTCTCAAAAGTCAAGAATGATTTTGGGCTTCCTCACCTGCAGAGTTTTAACTgcctggttttaaaaaaaaaaacaaacaaacaaaaaaccaaacaaaaaacccagccacTGTACATGTGACACTCTGAAAATTAAACTGCAAGGTGAACTCCTACAAGTTAAGCAATGATAGTCATATTAGAAAACCCTAGCTTTAATGTGTCCCACTTGTTAACAAGGGgtgaagggggaaaaacaaaacatccttTTCCTACCAATCCACCCATGTATTATTGTTATGCCTCTCTCCCATAACCTTCCTATTACACCCACAGTTTTTAAGCTACAAGTTGTTCTCTCCTAACCCCATTCGGCAACTTCATTTTGGCAAACCTGTTGAGGCCTCCATCttaaaatttcagctttcacaTCTAGAGCCATTTGGTAGCACTCAagtcttcttcctttcattgGTCAATTATGAAGGGCATTACCATGAAGTAAAGAGAGATGCACAACTAGAAAATTAGCAAGTGGCTGCTCTTCACCTCCCTTCCTCAGGATACTCACCTAAAACATTAAGGTGAAAGCTGCTTTCTACGTGAGACATGCTGAACTTGCTGAAGATCCATTCAAGTACCAGGGCAGATGCTCTCAGAACTTACCAATACATTTCAAACACTTCACTTAAACATTCAGAACACTAATTGCTCAGCTTGCAAAAGCCCAAATGTGTTGTGCTTTGTATTGCCTGTGCGTGACCACCGAGGACTGAAAAGGCAAGGCAACAGCCTCTTAAATTATGTGTACGATACTAATTCAGTTGGCTGGTCTTTCAACGTGAAGGAAACACCTTAAACCTCACAAAAGCCTGTATCCGGCATTTCCAGAGAGAGGGTTCTCAGCCCAGGAGCTGAGTCACTGCTGAAAGCCCGTAACTTTCAGTGAGTTCACATCAAGCTTGCTGCATTGTGTTCATGCAGAACCCAATCCCCAACTGAGATTCTTCTGGCATATCTCACTTTGACTCATTTAAGGGCAAAGCCATAGCATGTTTGCAGAGTGTTAACCACACTCAATAACAGTTTCTCCACCTGTACAGAAGGTATTTATTGTGGATAAACTGCTTGGTAGGTCACAGGAAGTCTTCCGcagtgaaggaaaggaaagttgCATCAGGAAGGCAGCTTAGATTTTGTGTCTCCACCAACCCAGGGTGAAAAAACGCTCATCGTGTACAACTTGCTAGTTTTCTAGATCCGTGCTTGCTATTTCTTTATGTCAGCCCTTAAAATTGCTATATATACACATTCTGTGTAGCTGCCAACACCAGCATCTTTTAGAAATAAGTATTCAGCCATCACTTCTCTGATACATAAAGGCTACATCAATGGACTGCAAGCTCTTGTCCGTGCTGGTGTTCCAGCAGCAGTAGTCAGAGGAGACAGATGTGTTTCCAGATTTGTGAAAGACttcagggaggagggggaaaaaagcactcAAAGTTAACTTGGTTTATCAGTTCGAGTTCCTTACCTTCTACTACTTGATCATAGACTCTTTCTTCACACGTTAGGATCAAATCAAAAACATCTTTGCAGTTCTGGAATCTTTCTGGTCTTGGCTTGATTCTCTTATTTCTGTCCAACATGTGTAAAATCCCATTCTGTGTGTATCTGAAGTTGCTTGAGTTAAGTACCTTTACTTTAAGAAAAGTCATGTTTTTGAGAAAATGACCAGTACACGTTAAATTATAACTGTATCTTTAAAATTAGAttctttctgtttgcaaatATAAAGATCAGTGACCACTAAGTAGATTCCTAAGGTGGCAGCATGATCCCCATCAGGGTAATTCATGCAGCTGCTGATTTTCAGAGACCTGCCACTGTCATTAGTACAATGGCAGAGACAGCTTTAAAAGGCCCTCATAAAAGCAGAGTTCCTCAGAAGGACAACTTTTCTTGGGCAACTATTTTTGTATCTATAATGCTTGGAACACACAGACTTAGCTGTTTGCGTGAGCAGAATGTCCTACATTCACTTAAGTCACTGCCCCTCACTCCAGGGGCCTCTATCTTGAAAGTCAATTATGTGGCATTTCTAGTGTCAACTCCACATCTGCATGAAGTCCTACGCAGGCCTCAGGTTTATGCAACTGAACTTCtaaagaaagtgaaataaatcACGGAAGCATAATCCCTTAAAAATATCCCAAGATACATAAATGGGAATGAAGAACACCACTGACTTTATGCCTGTCAGAACTTCAGTCACTGTGTGAAAGGAATCTGTCATGCTGCTTGGTAGCTATATTTATGCTGGTAGCATAACCTTGAGGCTCAAATTTACATCCTGTATCCCCCTTTCAGACAGGATTCACTAATCCCACTGTCTTCTCAGCCTTCTGGGACATGCAGTTTCATTAGGAACGCATCAGCATTGACTGTTCCATAAATCTGCTCACTTGACTAAAACCAAACTCCCTCTGAAGGTAAAGTTTTATGGGTAAATTAGGAATACCAGGAAAGGTTTAAAATAAGAAAGCCTGGAAACTGAAGCATCTCTTCCTTGCTTTGAAGCAGCAGTACTTTTAGCCATctaagtatatatttttaaatcaaaatagcAGTAAGGATAACGGTCTATAATTTCTTGAGATAACAGAAGgattctgagaaaaaaaaattccatcatTAGTAGCAAGTCTGTCAGAGGTCATCTTGGCTTATTTCCTTGTTGAAAAGGTCATACACATACCTAGCAGGTACCTTAATTCTTTTCAGAGAACAGTTCCACAAAAGACCGAGAACTTTCTGTCTACCTTTTTGCAGTTGCCCTCTGGTATCTCAAGTTCTACTGCCCTAGGAAGCCAGATCTGCACCTGCTAATCTACATGCTTCAAAGTGTTCTTGAACACAGTTTTCAAGCAAATGGCCTCCAAAGCTTTTAAGTCTTTCAAGTTTaagctgtattaaaaattaaacccaTCTTTCTACCTGTAAGAGTCTactttttatggaaaaaatgttCAGTTCTCTTACATGTCTGCATCATTGCACTTTAACTACTTGACTAAAGAAAATTTCAATTTTGAATCACAAACTGAATAACATGTTGTTTATCACAAATATATGTTGTCAATTCTCTCTCAGCCAACTGACTTCTACTGCATTTCTTCAGGTCACCTCCAAGCCTTTTAACcactcttctttcccaaaagaTTTCTCCCTATGTAATTAAAAGAATTGTCCTTTATAGCCCAAAGCTATCTCACAAGCAGCTCTTGTACTCCAGCACCCACTGCTTCCTCACAGCACCCCTGTAAAGTCTCCTTGGGTTTGTTATGCTTGGAAAAAATCCACTTCAATGGAGCCATTTCAGACCTCTGGTTATTTGCAGAGCACAAAAATGACTGCAACAGCCATTTCCAAAATACTTGTAAACATCTGGTTGCATTGCTTTGTTCAGTTTGAAGGTGAGCCCTTTCTGGGCTCTATAGTCCTCATTTCTACATCGTGcagttcaaggaaaaaaaaaatccacaacatCCCACACACTTTTTTGGgttctttccctcccccctttCTAGGATAAAATGTTGCTGGCATCTGTCCCCTAGCTTTCCTGACTGAGCTTGGAGACAGAATTATGCAtatgcaaaaaacccacacagtcAAGCTTTCTGCTTTATGGAGTCGAGCTTTCTGCTGCCAACttacaactattttttttccaagggccCATCTGCCTATAAAAGGAGGCTGAAACAAGCAGTTAAGATTCATGACGCTTTCATATTTGGTCGTCTGAAATCTTTTTCACCTGGAAAAAACCAGCATACCATCCTTTCAGCAAGCAGGGGGATGTGATCTGCATGATTGTTTTGAATGCATAAGCATAACCCAGCTTCTCTCTCTTCATGAGCTTAGGTGAACGCAAAGATATTACAACTTATTAATGGTTTCCACTATACTGCCAGATGTTGAATCATTTAAGTCAGACTTTGCTCTCCTTCCAAGAGATTTCAACTCCATGCTCCCTATCCTATGCATCTCTGCTCTTTCTTTCCAGCAGTCACTTCTTCAGAAGGTACTCACAGAATTTTCACCTGACTTTCAGTGCTGTAATGTTGTCTGGCCATAGCAGCCTTCTTAACACTACCATGCTCAGAAAGTCAACAAAACATGCACACATTTATCTAAGAGGCCTTCACCTACTGCAAACTCTCGGTATAGTAAATCCATCACATTTTTACAGCGAGTCCAATTCAGATATCACTTTTATTGGAGTAACTATGCTAAACAGATCCACAATATAACGAAATTTATGCATGACAACTCAGTAATGCTAAGACTTGATATAAAAAGGAGATGTTGCAATACAAGTTGAGTTTTTCCAATAGACACAGCATTGTTGCTCATTCTTATGGAGACAGCTATACCCAGCTGTTTCTATTGTTACTGACTGTGCATTCTCTCCATTTACTTAAGGACATTCCATAACAATGAACTGAAGatacacatgtattttaaaaaaatagttatgtgtgtgtgtttagaTTAAACCCCTAAAGCTTTCACAGCTTCTGCTACCTAAATTTAAAATTCCCATCACAGACACCAGAAATGCCTTTTACAATCCATTTGATAGGTCTTTGCCCAATACACATAGCTAACCATCCTTTACCCCTCTCATCAGTTTATCAGTAACTTGTTCACTGACAGGACCCAGAAAATACTTCTAGCTATGAGCAGTAACTGAAAGATGCATATAGCCAAGACAGTACAgtctcttcccccccttcttcAGCACGGCATAGCCAGCAGTGGTTGTACTTAACAGACCACACAGCGGTCAGTCTGGTTTTGTTCAGAAACCTAGATCATTGACAAAGCAAGAACAAGCAGATTCTACCAACTGCCTGAACATCAGCAAGAAACACTGATGcattctctctcttctctctcacATTCGGTGCTTGGTTTTGCAGATGTCCTTTCATGCAAGCGTTTGCTTTGAACCGGGCACTTCAAACTTCAAACCCTCTTGCCAATATTATGTGGCAAAAGCATGGACACAAGAAGTTGTTCAGTGCAACACCACCAAAGAAAATACCAATGATCCACAATAGCCTCTCTAAAtgcctttccccccctcccaggttGTTTACAAGTTCTAAAATACCAAAATGTTTTGAGTTTGCCAAGTCCTCTCCAAAAGTCTCTACTGAAAGCAATTTCAATTAAAGATACTGTATAAACTATTCTCCCTAAACACTAGTAATACCCAGAAGAGGTTTTGCAGAACTGAAAGTCTATCTGCTGGTTTTACCCATCTTCCACTGCTGCACGGAAGTAACTGTTTAATAGGTTCACTTTGCAAAATATGAGTAAGTCTTGGTAGAAACTGTGAACAGGCACTCTTGTTAAAGTGAAAGTGGCATATGGGAGAAGATCCACAGAATAACGCAGATAATCCTGAGAAGCAGAAGTCTTTTCTTGTTCAATGTATTCTCATAATTATCTTCACACGTTGCTTATGATTAGTTACTAACTCCTTGCTCTCACCTCCCCAAACCGGCATTGTATGTCATAAAACCTACAATGaggctaaaataaaaaaaaataaaaattttcccTATTCCAGAATACTGTTTTTCAATGTCCAGATACACCACTCCCATGTTGAAAGGTAACCATAACAATTGCATTGCCTTCACAAGTGTCTAATGTCCTGTTTTGCTGATAGTGTTTCTTGTGTAGTTGAATAGAGTGACAAAAACTTGGTGGTTACCAGACTATGAAATTCAGTAAAATGTAGATTGCTGGTTTTGTTAGGAAATTGGATCCTTACAAACCTGAAAGATATTTCTGGCTATAATTTTGTGAGAACTATTGTTGGAAatccattaagaaaaaaaaaatctaggggaaaaaaaaataatgcatataGCTTTTTCAACATCAGTCAGCCCCTTAACACTGTATGATGATTACCTCTGTCAGAGGTCAGCTGcataaaacatgttaaaaagaaGTGATAGGCAGACTTAGAACAATGATGACAATAAAAATTTCTCCTACAGATGCTACACATTACTCCATTCAAGTATTatgaaaattaacagaaaaacaaaacaaaacactcaaGTACATGCTCTTGCATATTTACACTCTCTCCTAATTAGGTCTTCCAGGGTCTGGTCTGTATTTTTGTAACTGTTAAAGTTGTACTGAATATGCTCATACacttatataaaaaaaatcactcatggtgtaattaattttttttattgactCAAAATGTTAGCACTATCTCCCAATCTACACCTGTTAACAATATACTTATTCCTCTGTTTAGCCATACTCGTGAACAGCAGTTATTCCAAGTTCTATTTCTGAAGCCCACTTTTTAGGAAGCTAAAGATGGTCTTTAGAACAACTTGTAAATCTGTCTATGAAGAATTAAAGGGAGTCTAGACATTCTCTTCTTCACATCAAACAGCAGAATCTAGTAGGAAAGTGAGATGGAGTTTCTCTGCAGGGAtagactacttttttttttttttaaatagctcctGGATAAAATATGGCATATTCCCTAAAGAACTACATATTGAGACCAATTCCCCCAATACATCAATATTAAAGGGGACTGCCAGCACCTGAAAGAGTACTAAATAATCTGCATTAAAATAATAGCCAAATGCATCAGATTTGACTTCCCATTAACAAGAATTCtgccccccctcaccccccaacATGAAGTGCTATCTATGCGTCACACCCAACCCAGCCTTAGACATTCCATCACTTCCAGACCTCAAGGTTTTATGTTGAATACACTTCTCAAGTAGAAGCACAAGAGGACAGCAAGAAGCAAGCAAGctcagaaacagaagacaagaTTACAATAATGTACTGGCTGTAACTTGAGCATTTTTATCACCAAACAAGCTTATAGAAAATTACGTAAGAAAACCaagttttatttgcattaaataaaaacagatacTCGTTAGGGCACAAAGCATATGGCAAGATACAGGGTACAGAAAACAACTAATCTGCAGAGAAATTATTATGGATTATGTTTAGAGAACCTGTACTTGAGGTTGACAAAAAGCAACatattagcaaagaaaaaacagaaggctTTGATAAATCCCAAGATCAGACAGTTAAAGGTTGAGAGGTACACTGTACAACAGTAGACACATTCGAATCTGTCAACGTACAAGATCACTGCTTCTTTTCCCAGAGCAGTAGGAATCAAGACCAGCCATTAAATTCACTGGGAATAAATCTAGTTAATGGTaaggttttttccccagtaactaggatgatggggcatccacctACCATCTCAGAGATACAAGACCGCAAAATTCTGAATGAGAAATTCAGGAAAACGGGACTAAAATCAGAGTCGGACACAGCCAGATGAGTTCAGTTTCCCACTAAATTATTGTTTTGCAGAGCTCAGCATCCAACCGCAATCAGAATGCCCTATTAATTAAGCAAGGAGGTTTCAACAGTAGTTCAACCTCCAACCTTGATATTCAGGAATGGATAGACAGGAATGACCACCGCCTCAGGCCATCTAAGTTGCATGTTTATAAAGGAACATGTATTTCAGAACTTCTAAACCACCATCTGGATACCAAGCACCATGTAAGAAACACAAGCAAGAAAACTAAATTTCATGCCTACTTCTTCATGTTTCAGCACATGATGCTGCATTTTAAGACAAAGgcttctttgttttcatttcttaccACTGTTGCTTACAGAGCTGCATTTTAGTGGTGGTAATCATCGCACCTAGGCAATTTAccttcagaagtatttttcatacCTTAAGAAGAAATTTAGATGAATTCAACCATGCAGGTTTAGAAGGTTGTATGTAAACATCTACATCTAAGGTCATCAAGGTAGAAAGTCTTCCTTGATAGTCGGTGAGAAAGAACCTGGCATATTGGTAGCCTAGCTACTCTGTTTTAATTCTTCCACCCTCCACAAAAAAGACATCAAAAATaccccttcctctcctcttggCATAAAGGCATCCAGCCAGGTCCCATCAAGACAACTAGCCTGCAGATGACTAAACTCAGATTAAGTGTTGCCTTATACAATTTATATACCAATATATTGACCTATTTAAAGTTAAAATCCTgtatgatgaaagaaaaatgatctCTTACTGATCAAAGTATTCAGTAAGTTTAACTCCCAGgggaaactgaaaatgaaacttaCAAGTGATTTGAGCTGAAAGTTTTGGGGTACATAAATTAATTACATAGTCATCTAAAAGATACTAGAGACCAATTTATTAAACATAATTGGGCAAACTACATTTGCTAAAATGTATACACactttttagggaaaaaaacatctttgAAGTAATGGCTGGCACCCAAAGCTTCTACATCTTCAAA encodes the following:
- the SSU72 gene encoding RNA polymerase II subunit A C-terminal domain phosphatase SSU72, whose amino-acid sequence is MPSSPLRVAVVCSSNQNRSMEAHNILSKRGFSVRSFGTGTHVKLPGPAPDKPNVYDFKTTYDQMYNDLLRKDKELYTQNGILHMLDRNKRIKPRPERFQNCKDVFDLILTCEERVYDQVVEDLNSREQETCQPVHVINVDIQDNHEEATLGAFLICELCQCIQHTEDMENEIDELLQEFEEKSGRTFLHTVCFY